The genomic interval GTTTTTCTTATAGGAGAAGCTACTCTACTCTAGCATAGCATGGTTGGTCTGGTCGGACCACACGGAAATATACGAGGTCCACGAACGCACAaaggagatcgatcgagttgGCACCTGCATCTGCATGTGGTCGATCCAGAAAAAGACGAATGAACAgcgacatgcatgcatgcatgcatgctctcCTAATTAAGGTAGTCGTGTCGGTCATAACTTACGAAAATTTTGACGTTTAGAATTGATTAATCTTCTCAAACTTTTACGATACTGCAGGTCTTACGAtccacataaaaatatagaattgaTTACCTTTAGAATTTGATTGACACCACTGCattttcatttctatttatacttataagccaaaatttaaatttttaatcttaaatttagaattagtgttagttaatttttttcaccgaagtttattttacactcttggtttttagatcgctacgaatacatatataaaatttctattcataaattatcttttctttgcaaatatgccaaacaatcatccattACAATCCCtcatattatatgttttaactatttaaatcaatgaatatgttttatatctgtgtacaaatttattaacatccatatacTTGTATTTCTAggacttattattattttccaaaaaaaagatttaagtTGATCATCAAAGAGAATAACTAAACCCCAAACGTCCAACTAGCGGTGATATATAAACATCTATTAGTTGGGCGATATATCTGACGTTGCAGCCGTCCACTGGCGATCATTGGACGAGCAACTAATGGTGCTTGCCACATTTTGCAGGTACCCCCGTAACACCTGCCTAGTGGACATTAAGGGGCCACCTGCAAAATGTTTCTGCTCATGTGTGAGGATAGATGAGGGTGATTTTACAGACAGCTCATCAAAAGAATGAGAGTGAATAAAACGTCTAATAGTATGAGTGAGGATAGATGAGGGTGATTTTGCAGACAGCTCATCGAGAGAATGAGAGTGAATAAAACGTCTAATAGTATGAGTGAGGATAGATGAGGGTGATTTTGCAGACAGCTCATCGAGAGAATGAGAGTGAATAAAACGTCTAATAGTATGAGTGAGGATAGATGAGGGTGATTTCGCAGACAGCTCATCAAGAGAATGAGAGTGAATAAAACGTCTAATAGTAAAGTGTTAAGGGGTTGGCCAGCCCTCCTCAATGAAACGCTTACTGCTTGCATGAGCACCCACAGACGTTTATTACGTCGAATATATCACCAATATAGTTggtgtattatatatatcgcGCACTAGCTGAACTTTAGGGGtctagttttgtgattttttttaaaaaaaaactatttttgtgaattttaataaaaaatatattaataaaagaaaTCCTGACTGCTTGCATGCAAGGGCCCATTAACTCCGGCCGCGTGACCATATCTGTAGGCCCAACGATGAGGGTAGAGCTTATTTCTACTGAGAATGTACGCAATGGCCCATTAACCCCCGCCCCGTGACCACTGTGGGCCCACTAATTTTCTTGGgtccattttttttagtaaaacctttttttcttgGGCCATGTTGATTAAACCTATTTCCTTGGGCCATGTTGATTAATGGTAATCCTAGTTAGCAGCGTGTGCTTTCTTCAGTTTATTTTCCTCcgcaaaatggaaaaaaaaggccaAAGGGTCCGGATTTTGTCTCCTGACGGCTGACACCGCTTGGTTCAAAATGCTACACGTCGTCGGCTGGATTACTTTGTCCCTAGATTTTTCACAAGTGGACACAAATATTAtagtaaaattaaatgaagaaATACTAGGATTGGTTGAAAATAGAATGTATACATacaagttgttatattttatgataaattttaagTGCTAGGAGTTATATTATGCTACCttttgttccaaaaaaaagattatttttgttatattttctttgtccctaaataagtatatttaagcaaaaaagtatatagtttttaagcaaaaaactatatataccaTATATATCCAAATGTGATATGAAGAGAGAGTAGAGACATGTTTGAAGGTGCTTAAGATTTTAAGAAGCAATTGGTGGAGGTGAGAAACCAATTTATCAAAATCTAGTAAAGTTAGGTTTTAGATaccagtttattttttaattctataatttattaatctaaaagtctaagtattatttaaaaaatattatgacatCTGACATCCAGAGATCATGCGAGAAGCTTTAGTAATTCGAAGCTTCAGTTATCCTACACCAAGCAAGATCCAGATTGGGTTGCTCTCACACACGTTTGTGCGTATGCCACCTTTTTCCCTCGACGAGAAGTTGAgatagatgcatgcatgcatggcttgTTGGCTGGCGCCTTGGCCTTAGCCATTAAGCAAACCAAAGTGTCAGCTCAGCTGCTTGGTTGATCGCCACAAGTCAATctttggattaattagtcaaTTAGCCATTCGATCACTTGCTGCATTGCCCATTGGGTTATTTGGGTGCTAATTAATGGTAGCTAGCTCTCTCTACTCTTCTTTTGGTTGGCGGCCACAGCCATCCCCATTATCTAAGATAAGCTAGtattagtactagtactagtacatgCTTTTCTTTACTTAAACATGAACTGAATCGGCCATTAGAACCTTTCTTGCTTTACTTTTTCTTTAACCAATCAAATAATTTGTGCTTGAATGAACTAAGAAAAGCATAGTTTGTGCTTAAATTCATTCCACGTCGACGTAGTACGGACGGCCTGGTGGCAGCAGCAAACGCCGGCCGGTGAGCGACTCCGGCCACCGGCGGCCTGTACGTGAGCGCCTGGACGTCATGAAcctggagaagaagaagaggaggaggaggaggcaccAATTCATTCATGAAGAGCATGTGTGTAAAAAGAGAAACGTTATGTACTCTCTactaaaaaatgtatttttagtacTTTACAAATTCCGTGATTAGAAGTAATATtgatatttatgatttttttaattttttataagattttttttccattcatcATATCGCTAGCTAGCACCTACTTCATCTTTTCGTATGCataaatatacaattttaGCCCTTTTGAGCTCATATTTTTGGATAATCATATCATCGATGTTTATGTTAGAAATAGATCTGAACTATTCCATAAAAATTGGAGGTCAGAGTTTTAATCTGCCACCCTTTTGAATCTGACATtctcgccgcggcgccgctccGGCGTCTGGCCGGCCGGTCTCCGCCTCTGGCTTCAGAAAGATGCATGCTTTGCCTTCTCCTTCTCACATGCAAGTTGCAACGCATGCTATATCGTACTTACGCTTTAGTAGCAGAAAAATACTGAAATTTCAAAGAAGGAACCAACAAAAAAGGACTGCATTTTTCGTATATATACAATGTTCATCGATCGATTTGTTTGTCGTCTACCCTAATAGCTTAATTGTGCATGGATGCATGAGTAGTAATTTAGTGTGTATGCAGGACGACAAGATACATAAAAAGCAGATGCCCACTATCAATTAGGAAATTTACCTAATTTAATCAACTTTTTTTCATCAGATCCTTGATGAAATAGCGGCACGTTTACTTATACCATTATGCTATATATCCAAGGGCTAATGCTCGACGAAAGTCGCATAAAGCTTGACTCTAAATTCTTACAAAAATCCATTTCTTTCACTTgacgaaaaagaaaacagcTTTCTGTTTTTTCGGCgacaaattgagctccagcCGGCAGCTTCCTTATCTTTATCAACATTGTAATCCTATGCTCGTAGCATCTTAAAGATTAGCGCACTTACGCcataaatattaatcatagattaacATTGACGCATGACATGAGAAGCCCGACAAATCTGACGTTTTTTTACGCCAGTAGaaagcacatgcatgcagtCCAAGATAAAAACTTTGGTCCATGTAAGTGCTATCTTGTGGTGTGGCCATTTGGAGTTGGATGACATTGTTTAGAGCCTCGTCATAATCAAATTGCATATGGAAAGATGTGATCTTATCATCACTttggagaaagaagagaagggTAACTAGCTCAAGATCGAGGCAGTGACACAGGCAAATCTAGGAAAAAGAGACTACGATGTGTCAAAGCCTGAAATCGACTTCGTCTCTGCATGAACAATGGCAcatctctccctcttttcCTGTCTGCCTCTCTTTATCTCCTAATGGCTCATGATGATTCAGGAAAAGCTGCCCAAGAGCTCTGCAATCTGTCTCCCCTTTTCCCTTTCAATTTGATGCgtctgaagaaaaaaagtgaaaaccaATCGAAACTTCCTCGtccaaattttgaaaacaaattaactgcTAATTTTCAGAAATCTTCAGTGAACCTTATATTCAGGAGAATAAACCGGGCGATGGAACCAGTTaactgctagctagctacctccTGATTATTGTAGCAACATGTAACAGAATATATTCTGCTGACATGTGCTGATTCCCATTGCCTCAACTCTTCAAGGTTAAGCCATATCGGCAGCTGGTCATCTGGTCCAGTGAAAATCTTTGTCTGAAGAAGGATATAGCAAACAGATTTCTGAAGAGAGATGTGCAACATACTTGCAACTTTTGCCCATATGATTCCAGAGATCAGAAGAGGATCTTTCAAGTGCACATGGCATGAGTGAGTGACCAAGGGCAGCCTTTTCGATGCCCATGCACTCATGCTTACTGTCCATCTACCCCAGCTGGTCCAAAAGCTCAATGTTCTTCCTAGTGTTCTCAACTTGTcatactacattttttttgcccTTCTTATGAATTAAAGGTAGCTCTTCTTCAGAATGTTTGCGAGTTTGTGTTGCAGATTATGGCCATGCATCGATCAATGTAAGACTAGATGAGGATCATGTGCGATAGTCATCGGAGAAGAAAGCGCCTTTTATCTCTGATCCTAAAACTTTTGTCAAAGCATTTTTCTGTGTTGGCAAGAAGCATTGCTATTGGTTGATAGTGTTCAGCCACGTCATACGCATTGCCTTCTGTATGCACACCTTTTTCCTCAAAACAAGATGATATCTCAGCCTTCAGAAATCAGAAGGATGGCAAATGAAGCAGTACACAAATAATGGCAAATATGTTTTCCTTCAGAACTGCTGCAGTTCAGGGAAAGGATGATATCCCctctgtttttaaatatatgacattGTTGAATTTTGAACATGATTTTTGGCCATatccttatttaaaaaattagtgcGAATTTGCAAAACTACAAGTCACgcttaaattatatttaaaaaagaaaacacgtCACAACAAAAGAATATGATATTTACAAACTTTTTTGATAAGACGGATAGTCAAACTTCATGTCCATAACTAATAAAAAAGTGTTATATaccacctccgtttcataatgtaagatgtttgacttttttggttgtaacatttgatattcaaaaatttagtacaaatataaaaatgacaagttgtgattaaagttcttttgataataaattaagtcacaagcaaaataaatgatatttctataattttttaaataaggtaaatggtcaaacattacaataaaaaaatcaagcatctTACATTAtcaaacggagggagtatttaaaaaatgaaggtAATACCAGTGACACAAGAAGGCATAGTtgaatttcttttctcttgaATGCAGGGGTGCAGAATGAATTTAACTTCAGATTCTCAAATCCCGGACATAGTTTCTCTACAGGAACAAAGCCCATATGTACTTCAATTCTGTGTTTAAAGTAGCAAAAGTGTATGCATTGCATTCTAAAACAATTATTATCCACTTTGCCACTTTTCCCTATTGCTTATGCTTTCCACTTTGCAGCAGACAACCTTTGTTTCCCTCCTCCTTTAAGTTCCATTTCCCTCCTTTCTCCTACTCTTCCTTCACCACTGCCCATTTCCAGCTCCATTTCCTTCATCATATCTTCCTCTGCGCAATCAGATACCTCCTAGCCAAAACCTTTAACTCCTTCAATggcatcttcttcttcttcttcctctgttGCCCTCACCACCTTCTGTATCCTCATGCTTGAAATTATCTGCTCTTCAGGTCAGTATCCCATATCTTGTTTTCTGAAACTGTACCACTGTCATAGCTAGCATAGCTCATTATCAGCATAATCTCCCCTCCATTGATGCAATTAGTGTATGTTTACCTGAGTGTCAAAAGAATATATCAGTTTGTCACAGTAGAACAAGAATCGATATGAATCTCTATCGAAATATTACCTTTGATGACAATTTTTTTGGGTGATGTTTCATTTCAGGTGCATCTCTTGGCTGTTCATATGGTTCAGCTCAAGTGAAGATACTGTCCAGGTCAGTGCTTCTCAATGAGCAGCAAAATGTCTACCTCTTCTTGAAGCCTTTTCGGAGCTCAAGATCATGCAGAGCGaggcagctcgccggcgaatTCGTCAATGGAGTCGTCGTGCCCAGCCTGCGGCTCAATGTCAGTGCCGTCGTGGTCACGGCCGACGAGCGGCAGCTCGGTGCTCTGCACTGCACGCTGGAGTCGGTTCAGTCTACGCTTGCCGCCGCTGGATTGGATCGGAGCGTCAAGGTCTCGCCGGAGCTCTCGCTGCCTTCTCTGCGGGCCATGGCGAGGAGCCACCGCGGCAAGAAGCATTGGCGCAGGGTCGTGGAGTTCGTGAGGAGGTCAGGCTCGTTTGTTCTGGTGGAGATGGGGACAGAAGGGAAGGGagggctcgccgtcgccgaggtgATTCAACACGCCGTCGAtgatgtcgccgccgcgttcgACGAGGACGTCGGCGTGGTGTTCCGTCTCAAGAGCAGTGAGACTCTAATGACCAGGCTGATCGGCGATGCCGTTAGGGGGAAGAGGTTGATGGGTGTTCTTGCGGAGGTGTCGTCTCCCAGGCGGGAGCTCGCCGCGGCAAGGACGACGGCGCACGACGTGTTCGCGCCGGTTACCAACCCGACGACGATGCCGGCGACCAATCCGGTGACGGTGCCCGCGACGAACCCGGCGATGAACCCGGTGACCCCGGGCATCGTCACCGTGCCTTCGACCAACCCGGCCACCGGATACTCCAACAACCCCAACCTCCCGCCGTTGTACCCGGAGCCGACGCCGGTGACGATGCCCgacccgacgacgacgacgacgcccacGCCCTTCATGAACCCGGTCACCGCGCCGACCATGCCGTCGCCCGTGACGAACCCCACAACCCCGGTGACCAacccggcgacgacgccggccgtcaccaacccgacgacgacgccctACCCGTACCCGCAGCAAGGCGGCATGCCGACGACGCCGATATACCaaccgccggcgacgatgccCGGCACGGtgcagccggcggcgccgacggtggcggggCAGACCTGGTGCGTGGCCAAGACGGGGCTGATGGACGCGGTGCTCCAGAACGGGCTGGACTACGCGTGCGGCATCGGCGGCGCCGACTGCTCGGCGATCCAGCCGATGGGCAGCTGCTACAACCCCAACACCATGCAAGCTCACGCCTCCTACGCCTTCAACAGCTACTTCCAGAGGAacccctcgccggcgagctgcgacttcggcggcgccggcatgCTCGTCAACACAAACCCAAGTAAATTAACCCACTAAACCTCATGCAATTACTACTCGTTTCGCTAAACCTCAAAACTGACAGGATCACTGCATGATCCTTGCAGGTTCAGGAACATGCATGTTTCAGACGTCGGCAGGGTGAGCTTTATCTCTCTCACATCATGTCATGCGACGCGTTCATGGTCGATGCTGATCAAGatgaaatctttttttttttttgtagctACGGCGCCGGATACAGCCCGGGGGTGTCGGGGACAGTGCcggtgggcggcgccggcgtgacGCCGATGGGAccggcggtgggcggcgtGACACCGATGGGgccggcggtgggcggcgtGACGCCGatggggccggcggcgggcggcgggtcGGGGTCGACGGTGCTGAACGCGAACAGCCCCGGCGGCGGGAACTCGATGTACGGCTCCGACAACCCGACGAGCCtctccggcggcgcggcctcgCTGTCCTGTGGCTGGGTGCTGTGCCTCATCTGGATATTCACCTTTGCATACGTCAAGGAGAAAGTGTagcttgttcttcttcttgctgctgctgctgctgatgttTCAGTGTCAACTCTTGTAGTTGATTCAGCTGTGTACAGATGCATAGATAATTTGGGTGAATTCATAGGGGACAAGGCTAGATGTTTTGTGAGTTTCTCTGTAACCTGTATATGACTATATGAACTGGGCAGAATGATGCTTAGCCATCATATATGTTGTAGGTGAGCATAGAGATCCTTCTCTATGGAGACATGCTTGTTCTAGTGCTTGATATGATATCAGTTGATACTGTTCTTGTTCTTGGCAGCTTTATCTTTGCATCTCTTCCATGATGATACTACTTCACACTTGGTTTCTTGGTCACACTGGGTTAGTGGGTTCTACTGACACTTCTTGGTGTCACACTGGGTTCTTGTTCCTGGCAGCTTTATCTTTGCATCTGATGATACTCCACACTGAGTTACTTGGTGTCACACTGGATTTCTTGGTGCAACATGAATGATATGAAAACCAGTGTCAGTAATTGCTAGCAAGACCTGACAATATTAGCATGTCTTTGACAAACTGTTCCCTCCAAAATTTCCGATTTCTTAGCACTCCAGTTGGGTGGATGCCCTGGGGCATGATATGCCAGGGTCCAACAATTCTTGTTCCCAAGTTATCATTTCAACTTCTGTGGTTGAAATGGTTTATAGATGCTAAAGGGAAGCACACAAAAAATGGGCATGTACAAACCAACATTTTCGATGTGCTTAAACATCAATATTTCTCCATTGGACTATCTCAATAAACTGAAGCTCAAGCTCAATGGCAGTTGCGCTAGTATTACACGAATGAGATACAAAAGTGTGTCAAGTATACAGGATACTATGATCAGACAAATCCCAGCAGGTACAAAATACTTAAAACAAAGCTATCTATGAGATATAACATGCAATATGACAAAATTTCAGCCCCGTAGCAACAAGGATTCAAACTGTTGCTTTGCGTTTCCAAAAAAGGGTCTACTAGGATAATATCCAGTTCTCTTGCTgcaatccatccatcctttGATGGGGTTCATCATCCTGTTTTTCATGAAGTCTTCCGAGCAAGATTCTTTACTCCAGCACCAACACATTTCAATGTAACCGTATTTGAATTTGGATCAGGCTTGATAATGAACTTCACATCCAGGAAATCCCGTATGTTTCGAAGTGTTTCTATAGCATAAGGTGTCAGCTGACCAACACGAACCTTTGATACATCAGGTGGGCTTAGGGCGCACAGAATAAATAGGAGACCctgaaaagtatttttaagagAAACATCATGTCAAAAGGGAAAAACGAAATTTCAAACAAAGATCTGTTAAGAGGGAAAACACAACTGCAAACATGAATgaattacaaaacaaactgATAGCAGGTTTCttgaagaaaatatcaaagaaCTATTCTAATAAACTGAATCTAACTGTACAATGTACACTAGAGGATAAGTGATTTTCCTACACAATATACCAAGTAAAAGGACAAGTAGTGTCGTAGAGCTCCATTCTAATAGCTTCATGAGAGCACACCACAAAAGATAGTATAGGTATTAGAGGCATGTACATAACAAGGAAATACAAAGTATAAGTCACAGTTCAGAAATGGTTGATCATAATTGGAACCCCAAAAGAAAAGCATTATTTCAAAGGCCACACCTGATGTGTTGAGTCAACAACTCCTCCTTGAGCTACCTCCTCTAGCAGCATTGATGCAACTTGAACACCAAGATCCTCTGGAGATGTTAACTCTGAACTCTCAGATTCTTCATTCATCTCATCAACATTAGGATAACTTACAGTAGCATCTGCAGATATTAGGCATCCTGTGGTGGTCTCAGCAACTACAGATACGCCATACCCTGCTGACCTGTCAAATAGATGAAGGTATATTAAAAAAGGATTCATTGCAGTTGTCGAGTCATAGTCAATAGAAACTGATTGAAATTGGAAACAGCACCTGCCACCAGCAGAACCAGATCTATGATCAGTGAATATATGAACATCTGGAATAAAGCGATTGAAGATTCCACGTGCAGCATAAATGATACGGTTTTCAATCTGTGGAGATACTCTAGTTGAAAATGTTACACCTCTTATCCTCTTAACCATACCTTCGTCAACCCAATTAGCTGCCTGCAAAGGCACTTAGTATCAAATGAAAATTTCAACAGAAATGCCATAACATTAGAGGGGCAAGAAATCAGACACACCTTTAATGTGCTATTTATGTTGGGAACTCGAAGAAACACTTCACCACCACCAAGAGGAGGAGCTCCACGGCtttcaatttttaactccAATCCCTCCAGAGGAACACCAAATTGCTTGAGCATATGCAAGGTAACCATCCGGAAAGTATCCACAGAAGGGTCCTTTGTATCATTAGTAATTCCTAGAAGCAGgtaatcaaattttagatttcataGCAAAGCTgattacaacaaaaaaagttAGAGGGTAACTGAATATGCCCATCAATGTTAGTGCAAAGCTAGAGGGTAACCGAAGAAGTGAAAATCTATTCATTTATAAGTAGGATGGTTTCTATTTGATTTTGTGCCAATGCTAGAG from Oryza brachyantha chromosome 3, ObraRS2, whole genome shotgun sequence carries:
- the LOC102721261 gene encoding probable RNA 3'-terminal phosphate cyclase-like protein; amino-acid sequence: MGRDKARRLTGSRHFRQRLVLATLTSTAITIDDIRSGGAAPGLRPHEVSLLHLLHKISDHHSVDLNETGTKLRYKPGVIVGGRDLEHECGVHRGIGYFLEPLILLGLFARAPLSIRLKGITNDTKDPSVDTFRMVTLHMLKQFGVPLEGLELKIESRGAPPLGGGEVFLRVPNINSTLKAANWVDEGMVKRIRGVTFSTRVSPQIENRIIYAARGIFNRFIPDVHIFTDHRSGSAGGRSAGYGVSVVAETTTGCLISADATVSYPNVDEMNEESESSELTSPEDLGVQVASMLLEEVAQGGVVDSTHQGLLFILCALSPPDVSKVRVGQLTPYAIETLRNIRDFLDVKFIIKPDPNSNTVTLKCVGAGVKNLARKTS
- the LOC102700974 gene encoding glucan endo-1,3-beta-glucosidase 12-like is translated as MASSSSSSSVALTTFCILMLEIICSSGASLGCSYGSAQVKILSRSVLLNEQQNVYLFLKPFRSSRSCRARQLAGEFVNGVVVPSLRLNVSAVVVTADERQLGALHCTLESVQSTLAAAGLDRSVKVSPELSLPSLRAMARSHRGKKHWRRVVEFVRRSGSFVLVEMGTEGKGGLAVAEVIQHAVDDVAAAFDEDVGVVFRLKSSETLMTRLIGDAVRGKRLMGVLAEVSSPRRELAAARTTAHDVFAPVTNPTTMPATNPVTVPATNPAMNPVTPGIVTVPSTNPATGYSNNPNLPPLYPEPTPVTMPDPTTTTTPTPFMNPVTAPTMPSPVTNPTTPVTNPATTPAVTNPTTTPYPYPQQGGMPTTPIYQPPATMPGTVQPAAPTVAGQTWCVAKTGLMDAVLQNGLDYACGIGGADCSAIQPMGSCYNPNTMQAHASYAFNSYFQRNPSPASCDFGGAGMLVNTNPSSGTCMFQTSAGYGAGYSPGVSGTVPVGGAGVTPMGPAVGGVTPMGPAVGGVTPMGPAAGGGSGSTVLNANSPGGGNSMYGSDNPTSLSGGAASLSCGWVLCLIWIFTFAYVKEKV